In Halobacteriovorax marinus SJ, the following proteins share a genomic window:
- the rpsE gene encoding 30S ribosomal protein S5, whose protein sequence is MTEETKVEETKVEAKAENKKAPKKKQGTRKPKAAAPVSEFEERVVAVNRVAKVVKGGRRFSFAALMIVGDKKGRVGYGLGKAKEVPEAIRKATQAAQKSMINVPLDSGTIPHEVTGEFDAGKILFKPAANGTGVKAAGACRSIMELAGVTDVLTKSLRGNNPHNIVKATFDALKNLRSVDQVAKIRGKEAQGLRIK, encoded by the coding sequence ATGACTGAAGAAACTAAAGTAGAAGAAACAAAAGTAGAAGCGAAAGCTGAAAATAAGAAAGCTCCAAAGAAGAAGCAAGGAACTAGAAAGCCTAAGGCTGCGGCACCTGTTTCTGAATTTGAAGAAAGAGTAGTAGCTGTTAACCGTGTTGCTAAAGTTGTTAAGGGTGGTAGAAGATTTTCTTTTGCTGCACTAATGATCGTTGGTGATAAGAAAGGTAGAGTTGGTTACGGTTTAGGTAAGGCGAAAGAAGTACCTGAAGCAATTAGAAAAGCAACTCAAGCGGCACAGAAAAGTATGATTAACGTACCTCTAGATAGTGGAACTATTCCTCACGAAGTAACTGGTGAATTTGATGCAGGTAAGATCCTGTTTAAGCCGGCTGCTAACGGTACAGGGGTTAAGGCTGCTGGTGCATGTCGTTCAATCATGGAACTTGCTGGTGTAACTGACGTATTAACAAAATCTCTAAGAGGAAATAATCCTCACAATATCGTAAAGGCAACTTTTGATGCTCTTAAGAACTTAAGAAGTGTTGATCAAGTAGCTAAGATTAGA
- the rplR gene encoding 50S ribosomal protein L18: protein MRKQNGKIINAAQSRRYRRKLAIRSKINGSADRPRICVFRSNKNLSVQVIDDNAQQTLFSVQTYGKDAVGAGSNKEAAKTVGAKVAEGLKGKNITTAVFDRSGYKYHGVIATLADSVRENGIQI from the coding sequence ATGAGAAAGCAAAATGGCAAGATAATCAATGCCGCACAATCTCGTCGTTACCGTAGAAAGTTAGCGATTCGTTCAAAAATTAATGGTTCAGCAGATCGTCCAAGAATTTGTGTATTCCGTTCAAACAAAAATTTATCTGTACAGGTAATTGATGACAATGCTCAGCAAACACTTTTTTCTGTTCAAACATACGGAAAAGATGCTGTAGGCGCTGGAAGCAATAAAGAAGCAGCAAAAACTGTTGGTGCTAAAGTTGCTGAAGGATTAAAAGGGAAGAACATAACTACTGCTGTATTTGATAGAAGTGGTTATAAGTACCATGGTGTTATCGCAACTCTTGCTGATAGTGTAAGAGAAAACGGAATTCAGATTTAA
- the rplF gene encoding 50S ribosomal protein L6, whose protein sequence is MSRIGKVPVEIPEKVEVKVNGAHVAVKGPKGQLEYTFTDKVTISLEDKSVVVKPVDESKESRSLWGTTRTLVNNMVTGVSEGFTRTLEFNGVGYKAAVSGGTITLNLGYSHPIDYVLPTGVEAKVNKNVIDLTGCDKELVGFAAAKIRSFRPPEPYKGKGVKYSDETIIRKAGKAGSK, encoded by the coding sequence ATGTCTAGAATTGGTAAAGTACCTGTAGAAATTCCAGAGAAAGTAGAAGTTAAAGTTAATGGTGCTCACGTTGCTGTTAAGGGTCCTAAGGGACAACTAGAGTATACTTTTACTGATAAAGTTACAATTTCACTTGAAGACAAAAGTGTTGTAGTTAAGCCTGTTGATGAGTCTAAAGAGTCAAGATCTCTTTGGGGAACAACAAGAACATTAGTAAACAATATGGTTACTGGTGTATCTGAAGGTTTTACAAGAACACTAGAGTTTAACGGTGTTGGTTATAAAGCAGCTGTAAGTGGTGGAACAATCACTTTAAACCTTGGTTACTCACATCCAATTGACTATGTGTTGCCAACAGGTGTAGAAGCTAAAGTTAACAAGAACGTTATTGACCTAACTGGTTGTGATAAAGAACTTGTTGGTTTTGCAGCAGCAAAAATCAGATCATTTAGACCACCAGAGCCTTATAAAGGTAAGGGTGTTAAATACTCTGACGAAACAATTATTAGAAAAGCAGGTAAGGCTGGATCTAAGTAA
- the rpsH gene encoding 30S ribosomal protein S8: MMTDPIADMLTRMRNAIKAGHDRVEFPASKAKAGLCKVLKDEGYIRSFKIIAKSKNDIKIKVLFKEDAIVGLERVSKPGLRRYSGYSDIPRVISGLGTAIVSTSKGIISDREAKKLKVGGEILCNVW; this comes from the coding sequence ATGATGACTGATCCTATTGCGGATATGCTGACTAGAATGAGAAATGCGATTAAAGCGGGTCACGACAGAGTTGAGTTTCCTGCTTCAAAAGCAAAAGCTGGTCTTTGTAAAGTTTTAAAAGATGAAGGATATATTCGTTCTTTTAAGATTATCGCTAAAAGCAAAAATGATATTAAAATTAAAGTTCTTTTTAAAGAAGATGCTATTGTTGGCCTAGAGAGAGTATCTAAGCCTGGTCTAAGAAGATATTCAGGTTATTCTGATATTCCTAGAGTAATTAGTGGTCTTGGAACTGCGATCGTTTCTACTTCTAAGGGAATTATTTCTGATAGAGAAGCTAAGAAACTTAAAGTAGGCGGAGAAATTCTCTGCAACGTATGGTAG
- the rpsN gene encoding 30S ribosomal protein S14, producing the protein MARKAKIVNNEMKKRLSSKYAPVRAELKKIINDTNSTDEQVAEATIKLQKLPRNSSSVRVRNRCVLTGRPRGNYRAFGLSRIKFRELALSGMIPGVTKSSW; encoded by the coding sequence ATGGCTAGAAAAGCAAAAATCGTTAACAACGAAATGAAGAAAAGACTAAGCTCAAAGTATGCTCCTGTAAGAGCTGAGCTTAAGAAGATTATTAATGATACTAACTCTACAGATGAGCAAGTAGCGGAAGCAACAATTAAGCTTCAGAAGCTACCAAGAAACTCTTCTTCTGTAAGAGTTAGAAATAGATGTGTATTAACTGGTAGACCAAGAGGAAACTACAGAGCATTTGGACTTTCAAGAATTAAGTTCAGAGAATTAGCTCTAAGTGGAATGATTCCTGGTGTAACTAAATCAAGCTGGTAA
- the rplE gene encoding 50S ribosomal protein L5, translating into MSRLQKTYKNEVVGKLRDKYQYKNIHQVPKLEKIVVNCCTKDAVTNSKVVDSIIKDLTAIAGQKPVVATAKKSIASFKVREGMPLGASVTLRGERMYDFLDRLITISLPRVRDFRGVSKKGFDGRGNYTLGLKEQIMFSEITYDQIDKVRGLGVSIVTTATNNDEGRELLTLLGMPFAK; encoded by the coding sequence ATGAGTAGATTACAAAAAACTTATAAAAATGAAGTAGTTGGTAAGTTAAGAGATAAGTACCAGTACAAGAATATTCACCAAGTTCCAAAGCTTGAGAAAATTGTTGTTAACTGTTGTACTAAAGATGCTGTTACAAATTCTAAGGTTGTTGACTCAATCATTAAGGATTTAACTGCAATCGCTGGACAAAAGCCTGTAGTGGCAACTGCTAAGAAATCAATCGCATCTTTTAAAGTTAGAGAAGGTATGCCACTAGGTGCTTCTGTAACTCTTAGAGGTGAAAGAATGTATGACTTCTTAGACAGATTGATCACAATATCTTTACCAAGAGTACGTGACTTTAGAGGTGTTTCTAAGAAAGGTTTCGACGGACGTGGGAATTATACACTAGGTCTTAAAGAGCAAATTATGTTCTCTGAGATTACATATGACCAAATCGATAAGGTTAGAGGTCTTGGTGTATCAATTGTTACGACTGCAACAAATAACGATGAAGGTCGTGAGTTATTAACTTTATTAGGAATGCCTTTCGCAAAATAA
- the rplX gene encoding 50S ribosomal protein L24: protein MQKIKVNDEVVVIAGKDKGKTGKVQRLNLKKSTLVVEGVNLARKALKPSQENPAGGFADMEKPIHLSNVAVVSPKTKKATRVRFEEKDGKQVRVAVACGSVLK, encoded by the coding sequence ATGCAGAAGATAAAAGTTAATGATGAAGTAGTGGTAATTGCAGGAAAAGACAAAGGTAAAACGGGTAAAGTTCAAAGACTTAACCTTAAGAAGAGTACTCTAGTTGTTGAAGGTGTAAACCTTGCTAGAAAAGCCCTAAAGCCTTCTCAAGAAAATCCTGCTGGTGGTTTTGCTGATATGGAAAAGCCAATCCACTTAAGTAATGTTGCTGTAGTTAGTCCTAAGACAAAAAAGGCTACTAGAGTAAGATTTGAAGAGAAAGACGGTAAACAGGTAAGAGTAGCAGTTGCTTGCGGCTCTGTACTGAAGTAA
- the rplN gene encoding 50S ribosomal protein L14 → MIQMQSKLLVADNSGAKEVKCVKVLGGSKRMSAGLGDIIVVAVQQTLPGGKIKKGDVKKAVIVRTAYPLRREDGSYIQFDNNSVVILNNNNEPVGTRIFGPVARELRGKNFTKICSLAPEVL, encoded by the coding sequence ATGATTCAAATGCAATCAAAGCTTCTGGTAGCTGATAACTCAGGAGCAAAAGAAGTTAAATGTGTTAAGGTTTTAGGCGGTTCAAAGAGAATGAGCGCTGGCCTTGGCGATATTATAGTGGTAGCTGTACAACAAACACTTCCTGGTGGAAAGATCAAGAAGGGTGATGTTAAGAAAGCAGTTATTGTACGTACGGCATACCCATTAAGAAGAGAAGATGGATCATATATCCAATTTGATAATAATAGTGTGGTGATCTTAAACAACAATAATGAGCCTGTAGGAACTCGTATCTTTGGGCCTGTTGCGAGAGAATTAAGAGGAAAGAACTTTACGAAGATCTGTTCTCTAGCACCGGAAGTTTTATAA
- the rpsQ gene encoding 30S ribosomal protein S17 produces the protein MSVEKKKFKRKLEGVVVSDKNDKTITVNVVRRFKHRTYNKFVSFSKRYHAHDENNTAKLGDKVTIIESRPHSKLKKWELVGAQK, from the coding sequence ATGAGTGTTGAAAAGAAAAAATTTAAGAGAAAGCTAGAAGGTGTTGTTGTCTCTGATAAGAATGACAAAACTATAACAGTTAATGTTGTTCGTCGTTTTAAGCACAGAACTTATAATAAGTTCGTATCTTTTAGTAAGAGATATCACGCTCATGATGAAAACAATACGGCAAAACTTGGTGACAAGGTAACGATTATTGAATCGAGACCTCACTCTAAGTTGAAAAAGTGGGAACTTGTTGGAGCTCAGAAGTAA
- the rpmC gene encoding 50S ribosomal protein L29, with product MQKLELSEISGLDNKQIDAKVKEIRTSLFNMRMQKAASGLEKPHAVRIAKGNIARLLTVKNSKGK from the coding sequence ATGCAAAAACTAGAATTAAGCGAAATAAGTGGATTAGATAACAAGCAAATTGACGCCAAGGTTAAAGAGATTAGAACTAGTCTCTTTAACATGAGAATGCAAAAAGCAGCATCAGGGCTAGAGAAGCCACATGCTGTTAGAATTGCTAAAGGAAATATTGCTCGTTTATTAACAGTAAAGAATTCTAAAGGTAAGTAG
- the rplP gene encoding 50S ribosomal protein L16, translated as MLSPKRVKWRKQHKGRMKGKANRGNNITFGEFAIQATSCGYITSRQIEAARIAMTRKIKRGGNVWIKIFPDKSLTKKPAEVRMGKGKGSPEKWVAVVKPGRVLFEIKHFDAQLSKEALKLAMYKLPVKTRIIKREE; from the coding sequence ATGCTAAGTCCTAAAAGAGTAAAGTGGCGTAAACAACATAAAGGTAGAATGAAGGGCAAAGCCAACCGTGGAAATAATATCACGTTTGGTGAATTTGCTATACAAGCGACATCTTGTGGGTATATAACAAGCCGACAAATTGAAGCAGCCCGTATTGCCATGACAAGAAAGATTAAAAGAGGTGGTAACGTTTGGATTAAGATTTTTCCAGACAAGTCTCTTACTAAGAAACCAGCTGAAGTTAGAATGGGGAAAGGTAAAGGTTCTCCAGAAAAATGGGTGGCAGTAGTTAAACCAGGTCGTGTACTTTTCGAAATTAAGCACTTTGATGCTCAATTGAGTAAAGAAGCTTTAAAGCTAGCAATGTACAAGCTTCCTGTTAAGACTAGAATTATTAAAAGAGAAGAATAA
- the rpsC gene encoding 30S ribosomal protein S3, giving the protein MGQKVHPYGFRLGYIKGWQSNWYAKDNYAQQLKEDLAIRNYVEKNMKNAAVAKTDISRTSDQIKVTVYTAKPGVAIGKKGAGIEKIREDLKKLTKGTLIFNIAEVKRPDADSKLIAENIASQLEKRVAFRRAMKKVMQSAFRAGVKGIRVRTAGRLGGAEMARAEGYSERKVPLHTLRADIDYSTAEAHTTYGVIGVKVWVYKGEVYV; this is encoded by the coding sequence ATGGGACAAAAAGTACATCCATATGGTTTTAGATTAGGTTATATAAAAGGTTGGCAATCTAACTGGTATGCAAAAGACAACTATGCACAACAGTTAAAGGAAGATCTTGCAATCAGAAATTATGTTGAAAAAAACATGAAGAATGCAGCTGTAGCTAAAACTGATATTTCGAGAACGTCTGATCAAATCAAGGTTACTGTTTATACAGCTAAGCCTGGTGTAGCGATCGGAAAGAAAGGTGCAGGAATTGAGAAAATTAGAGAAGACCTTAAGAAGTTAACTAAGGGAACTTTAATCTTCAATATTGCTGAAGTAAAAAGACCAGATGCAGATTCAAAGCTAATCGCAGAGAATATCGCATCTCAGTTAGAAAAACGTGTTGCTTTTAGAAGAGCTATGAAAAAGGTTATGCAATCTGCTTTCAGAGCTGGAGTTAAAGGTATCAGAGTTAGAACTGCTGGTCGTCTTGGTGGTGCAGAAATGGCAAGAGCTGAGGGATACTCAGAAAGAAAAGTGCCTCTTCATACACTAAGAGCTGATATAGATTACTCAACAGCCGAAGCTCACACTACATACGGTGTAATTGGAGTTAAGGTTTGGGTATATAAGGGAGAAGTCTACGTATAA
- the rplV gene encoding 50S ribosomal protein L22, producing the protein MAITVKNRRVGIAPRKVRQVCDLVRNKKASEAIKILRFCEKKEIALMLTKLINSGLAIAADSDKYDIDNLVLTQIFADEGPTLKRVQPRAQGRAFRVRKRSSHVTLELKEA; encoded by the coding sequence ATGGCCATTACAGTTAAGAATCGCAGAGTAGGAATAGCTCCGAGAAAAGTAAGACAAGTTTGCGACTTAGTTAGAAATAAAAAAGCATCTGAAGCAATTAAGATTCTACGTTTTTGCGAAAAGAAAGAAATTGCACTTATGCTTACAAAGTTAATCAATAGTGGACTTGCTATTGCAGCTGATTCTGACAAGTACGATATTGATAATCTAGTTCTGACTCAAATCTTTGCAGATGAGGGTCCAACTCTAAAAAGAGTTCAGCCAAGAGCTCAAGGCCGTGCCTTTAGAGTTAGAAAAAGAAGTAGTCACGTTACTTTAGAATTAAAAGAAGCATAG
- the rpsS gene encoding 30S ribosomal protein S19 — translation MARSLKKGPFVDYHLLEKVFKVIGDESKSSKVIKTWSRRSTIVPEFIGLTFAVHNGKKFIPVYVTDNMIGHKLGEFALTRTYYGHGADKKAKRK, via the coding sequence ATGGCCCGTTCACTTAAAAAAGGTCCTTTTGTTGATTATCACTTACTTGAAAAAGTTTTCAAGGTAATCGGAGATGAGAGCAAAAGTTCAAAAGTAATTAAGACTTGGTCTAGAAGATCAACAATTGTTCCAGAGTTTATTGGACTAACATTTGCTGTTCATAACGGTAAAAAGTTTATTCCAGTTTACGTAACTGACAATATGATTGGACACAAGTTAGGGGAATTTGCACTTACTAGAACGTACTACGGTCACGGCGCTGATAAGAAAGCAAAAAGAAAATAA
- the rplB gene encoding 50S ribosomal protein L2 yields MGIKKFKPTTPSLRRMQVVNSDELTKGVAPEKKLLAPKKSTAGRNNAGRITVRHRGGGVKRRYRVIDFKRNKLDIPAKVQAISYDPNRTCNIALLAYADGEKRYILAPVGLNVGDTVISSATADITVGNSKQLKDIPVGTLVHNVELHPGAGGQFARSAGAYVQVMAKEGESALLRMPSGELRKVRSVCRATIGQVGNLDHEKRNIGKAGRKRKLGFRPTVRGVVMNPVDHPHGGGEGRTSGGRHPVTPWGKPTKGFKTRKNKRTDKFIVKRRK; encoded by the coding sequence ATGGGTATTAAAAAATTTAAACCGACAACTCCTTCGCTAAGACGTATGCAAGTCGTAAACAGCGACGAGTTGACTAAAGGTGTAGCACCCGAAAAGAAATTATTAGCTCCTAAAAAGAGCACGGCAGGTAGAAACAACGCTGGTAGAATCACTGTTAGACACAGAGGTGGCGGAGTTAAGAGAAGATACAGAGTAATTGATTTCAAAAGAAACAAGCTCGATATCCCTGCTAAAGTACAGGCGATTAGTTACGATCCAAACAGAACTTGTAACATTGCTCTTCTAGCATATGCTGATGGTGAGAAAAGATATATTCTTGCTCCTGTTGGTTTAAATGTTGGAGACACTGTTATTTCATCTGCGACTGCGGATATTACTGTTGGTAACTCTAAGCAATTAAAGGACATCCCAGTTGGTACATTAGTTCACAATGTTGAGCTACACCCAGGTGCAGGTGGACAATTTGCTAGATCAGCTGGAGCCTATGTACAAGTAATGGCGAAAGAGGGTGAGAGTGCACTTCTAAGAATGCCTTCAGGTGAGCTTAGAAAAGTAAGATCTGTTTGTAGAGCCACAATTGGTCAAGTTGGAAATCTTGATCATGAGAAAAGAAACATTGGTAAGGCCGGGCGTAAGAGAAAGCTTGGTTTCAGACCAACGGTTCGTGGTGTTGTTATGAATCCAGTTGATCACCCACACGGTGGTGGTGAAGGTAGAACATCAGGTGGTAGACACCCTGTTACACCTTGGGGTAAACCAACTAAAGGTTTCAAAACAAGAAAGAATAAAAGAACAGATAAATTTATTGTTAAAAGAAGAAAATAG
- the rplW gene encoding 50S ribosomal protein L23: MAQIENVIVKPLITEKAAVATEKYNRYGFVVNLKSNKNQIKEAVESLYDVKVLSVKTNITPGKVKRVGKSIKKTSKLKKAYVELGEGQKIEFFKGI, encoded by the coding sequence ATGGCACAAATTGAAAATGTTATCGTAAAACCATTGATTACAGAAAAAGCAGCAGTTGCAACTGAGAAATATAATAGATACGGATTTGTAGTAAATCTTAAGTCTAATAAGAATCAGATTAAAGAAGCAGTTGAAAGTCTTTATGATGTAAAGGTTTTAAGTGTTAAAACGAATATCACTCCAGGTAAAGTAAAGAGAGTTGGAAAGTCGATTAAGAAGACTTCTAAACTTAAGAAAGCTTATGTGGAGCTTGGTGAAGGTCAAAAAATAGAATTCTTTAAAGGAATCTAA
- the rplD gene encoding 50S ribosomal protein L4, giving the protein MTDITVLNGKFETSGKLSTNVSLTSEDINVPVVHQVVKATLAGRRQGNACTKTRGQVSGGGAKPFKQKGTGRARQGSTRASIMVGGGTTFGPKPRSYDQKLNKKVAAKAIQSVLADKLQAGKLTVVDSFDSNGKTKELYTTLNSKGLLPALVVAEKKDSLAIRAAKNLQYGKGLAVEGFSVYEAVKYENLVIEKAALEALLGRLG; this is encoded by the coding sequence ATGACAGATATAACAGTACTTAATGGAAAATTCGAAACTTCAGGTAAGCTTAGCACAAATGTAAGTCTTACTTCTGAAGATATAAATGTTCCTGTAGTTCACCAAGTAGTTAAGGCTACATTAGCTGGTAGAAGACAAGGAAACGCATGTACGAAGACTAGAGGTCAAGTAAGCGGTGGTGGAGCAAAGCCTTTCAAGCAAAAAGGAACAGGTAGAGCTCGTCAAGGTTCAACAAGAGCGTCGATCATGGTCGGTGGTGGAACTACATTTGGACCAAAGCCAAGAAGCTATGATCAAAAGTTAAATAAGAAAGTAGCAGCTAAAGCAATTCAATCTGTATTAGCTGATAAGCTTCAAGCTGGAAAGTTAACAGTTGTTGACTCTTTTGACTCAAACGGAAAGACAAAAGAACTATACACAACTCTTAACAGCAAAGGCCTTCTTCCTGCACTAGTAGTTGCAGAGAAAAAAGACTCTTTAGCAATTAGAGCAGCTAAGAACTTACAATATGGTAAAGGTCTTGCTGTTGAAGGTTTCAGTGTTTACGAAGCTGTTAAATACGAAAACTTAGTAATTGAAAAAGCTGCTCTTGAAGCGCTTTTAGGAAGATTGGGGTAA
- the rplC gene encoding 50S ribosomal protein L3, translating into MTEENTAVENQSTENSATANSIDLPAFFGVKAGMTRIFDENGNHVPVTVVKLIPNIVTQVKTVETDGYEAYQVGYGEKREKLVKKPTKGHLKKANVSANLTKFAEIKNETVSTDDLGKELSVANFTPETYVDVTGVTKGKGFQGVMKRYNFAGGPASHGSHFHRTNGSIGNRATPGRVFKLKKMPGHMGAVKQTVQNVKVVEVNTEKGYMLIKGSLPGSKNGFVKIAKALKK; encoded by the coding sequence ATGACAGAAGAAAATACAGCTGTTGAGAATCAGTCTACTGAAAATTCTGCAACTGCAAATTCAATCGACCTTCCTGCATTTTTCGGCGTAAAAGCAGGTATGACTCGAATTTTCGATGAAAACGGTAACCATGTTCCTGTGACAGTCGTAAAATTAATCCCAAACATTGTAACTCAAGTTAAGACTGTCGAAACAGACGGTTATGAAGCTTATCAAGTTGGTTACGGTGAGAAGAGAGAGAAGTTGGTTAAAAAGCCAACGAAAGGTCACTTAAAGAAAGCAAACGTTAGCGCTAACTTAACAAAGTTTGCTGAAATCAAAAACGAAACAGTTTCAACTGACGACTTAGGTAAAGAGTTATCTGTAGCTAACTTTACTCCTGAAACTTACGTAGATGTAACAGGTGTTACAAAAGGTAAGGGTTTCCAGGGTGTAATGAAGAGATATAACTTTGCAGGTGGTCCAGCGTCTCACGGTTCTCACTTCCATAGAACAAACGGTTCAATTGGTAACAGAGCAACTCCAGGTAGAGTTTTCAAGCTTAAGAAAATGCCAGGACACATGGGTGCAGTTAAACAAACAGTTCAAAATGTCAAAGTTGTAGAAGTTAATACAGAGAAAGGTTATATGCTTATTAAAGGATCATTACCTGGATCAAAAAATGGCTTCGTTAAAATAGCTAAAGCTTTGAAGAAATAA
- the rpsJ gene encoding 30S ribosomal protein S10, producing the protein MKEPRLRIKLRAYDYKLLDNSVNEIVNTAKETGARVAGPIPLPTEINKFTVLRGPHVNKKSREQFEMRTHKRLIDIVDPTQQTVDSLMKLDLSAGVDVEIKY; encoded by the coding sequence ATGAAAGAACCAAGACTAAGAATTAAGCTTAGAGCTTACGATTATAAATTACTTGATAACTCTGTTAACGAAATCGTTAACACTGCAAAAGAAACTGGTGCCAGAGTTGCTGGTCCAATTCCTCTTCCAACAGAAATTAACAAATTTACTGTACTTAGAGGACCACACGTTAACAAAAAGTCTAGAGAGCAGTTCGAAATGAGAACTCACAAGAGACTTATTGATATCGTAGACCCAACACAACAAACTGTTGATAGCCTAATGAAGTTAGACTTATCAGCTGGTGTTGATGTAGAAATTAAATACTAA
- the tuf gene encoding elongation factor Tu: MAKESFDRSKPHVNIGTIGHVDHGKTTLTAAISITLANAMGGEVRKFDEIDSAPEEKARGITINTSHIEYETANRHYAHVDCPGHADYVKNMITGAAQMDGAILVCSAADGPMPQTREHILLARQVGVPAIVVFLNKVDQVDDEELLELVEMEVRELLSSYDFPGDDLPIVAGSALAALEMRDDAIGKDKVLELMAQVDEYIPTPERDIDKNFLMPVEDVFSISGRGTVCTGRIERGIVKVNEEVEIVGIKETTKTTVTGVEMFRKLLDEGRAGDNVGLLLRGVKREEIERGQCLIKPGTVTPHSKFKCEVYILSKEEGGRHTPIFKGYRPQFYFRTTDVTGAIELAAGTEMIMPGDNTSFDVELITPIAMEKGLKFAIREGGRTIGAGTVSEIVE; encoded by the coding sequence ATGGCAAAGGAATCTTTTGACAGAAGTAAGCCCCACGTAAACATTGGTACGATTGGGCACGTTGACCACGGTAAAACAACATTAACAGCAGCAATTTCAATCACACTTGCAAATGCAATGGGTGGAGAAGTTAGAAAATTCGACGAGATTGACTCTGCTCCAGAAGAAAAAGCGAGAGGGATTACAATTAATACTTCTCACATTGAGTACGAGACAGCTAATCGTCACTATGCTCACGTAGACTGTCCAGGTCACGCCGATTATGTAAAGAACATGATTACAGGTGCTGCACAGATGGACGGAGCGATCCTAGTATGTTCAGCGGCAGATGGGCCAATGCCACAAACTAGAGAGCACATCCTTCTTGCTAGACAGGTTGGTGTACCAGCGATCGTAGTATTCTTAAACAAAGTAGACCAAGTAGATGATGAAGAACTACTTGAGCTAGTAGAGATGGAAGTAAGAGAACTTCTTTCTTCTTATGACTTCCCAGGTGACGATCTTCCAATCGTAGCAGGTTCAGCGCTTGCAGCACTTGAGATGAGAGACGATGCAATTGGAAAAGACAAAGTACTTGAGCTAATGGCACAAGTTGACGAGTATATTCCAACTCCAGAAAGAGATATTGATAAGAACTTCCTAATGCCAGTAGAAGACGTTTTCTCAATTTCAGGACGTGGTACAGTTTGTACAGGTAGAATTGAAAGAGGTATCGTTAAGGTAAACGAAGAAGTAGAAATCGTAGGTATCAAAGAAACAACTAAGACAACTGTAACAGGTGTTGAGATGTTCAGAAAGTTACTTGACGAAGGTAGAGCAGGTGATAACGTAGGTCTTCTTTTAAGAGGTGTTAAAAGAGAAGAGATCGAGCGTGGTCAGTGTTTAATTAAGCCAGGAACAGTAACTCCACACTCTAAGTTTAAGTGTGAAGTTTATATTCTTTCTAAAGAAGAAGGTGGAAGACACACTCCAATCTTTAAGGGATATAGACCACAATTTTACTTCAGAACAACAGACGTTACTGGAGCGATCGAGTTAGCAGCTGGAACAGAGATGATCATGCCAGGTGATAACACTTCATTCGACGTAGAGTTAATTACTCCAATCGCAATGGAAAAAGGTCTTAAGTTCGCAATCCGTGAGGGTGGTAGAACGATTGGTGCTGGAACAGTATCTGAGATCGTAGAGTAG